In a genomic window of Thiosocius teredinicola:
- a CDS encoding putative bifunctional diguanylate cyclase/phosphodiesterase — protein sequence MQQTPPTADSNPLVRRYDVRTMTALGFGLVIALFLVSVVAGFHTKNQHHASLSQLVRETGMKTVLAYTMREAIRERVDSLRTMVRQYDVFARDEEKMRYFGYASKYSRARASLLSHVRTDAEQGIMDGLDADARSVGPANSRALSALFNDQATPRERRIAVQAAIDGHLALLQHVDELVRTIHQGTQQHIRTANNDFEDALLMSTLLGIIAVIMAIATAAFVVINAGSRQSKLSYQASHDPLTGLLNRQAFEATLRTVLEQSEVELEHHALLMLDLDRFKLVNDTCGHAAGDALLREVADRLAKLLRHADVLARIGGDEFAVLLRFTDTRDAEQVAEKMRRSIEEYTFGWDNQVFKIGASIGLVPFGTLPITLTQLMNTADACCYTAKEEGRNRVHRATGDLEALTKRSSEIRWVSRISDAVQHDRFVLYGQIIKALNPSKDDGYLSLEILVRMKDEQGLGLITPGQFMPAAERHDMVPEIDRWVVRHTLDWLADLGDTAEQLRVSINISGASALDAHFHRFVRQCIKETDVPPASLCFEISESTAVRSLSSVAAIIDALGDLGCRFALDDFGSGLAAFNQLRNVDIDYLKIDGALVHNLDRDPINRALVESISRISKKLGKRTIAEFVENHRVKKILQSMDIDHAQGFAIHRPEPLSNIQAQIVAAQDHLSDLSIVA from the coding sequence GTGCAACAGACACCTCCCACTGCCGACAGCAATCCGCTCGTTCGTCGCTACGACGTGCGCACTATGACCGCTCTCGGCTTCGGCCTGGTCATTGCCCTGTTTCTCGTCTCCGTGGTCGCCGGTTTCCACACCAAAAACCAACATCACGCGTCGCTCTCGCAGCTCGTGCGAGAAACAGGCATGAAGACCGTGCTCGCCTACACCATGCGCGAAGCCATCCGCGAACGCGTCGACAGCCTGCGGACGATGGTCCGCCAGTACGACGTCTTCGCACGCGACGAAGAAAAGATGCGCTACTTCGGCTACGCCAGTAAATATAGCCGCGCCCGTGCATCGCTGCTGTCGCATGTCCGGACCGACGCAGAGCAAGGCATCATGGACGGTCTCGACGCCGATGCACGCAGCGTCGGGCCTGCCAATTCCCGCGCACTGTCCGCCCTGTTTAACGACCAGGCAACGCCAAGGGAGCGCCGGATCGCCGTCCAGGCGGCAATCGATGGGCACTTGGCGCTGCTGCAGCACGTCGACGAGTTGGTGCGCACCATTCATCAAGGCACTCAACAGCACATTCGAACGGCCAACAACGACTTCGAAGATGCACTGTTGATGAGCACGCTGCTAGGCATCATTGCGGTAATCATGGCGATTGCGACCGCGGCGTTCGTCGTGATCAACGCCGGCTCGCGCCAGAGTAAGCTGTCGTACCAGGCGTCGCACGATCCGCTCACCGGTCTGTTGAATCGGCAGGCTTTCGAAGCCACGCTACGCACGGTGCTCGAGCAGAGCGAGGTCGAACTCGAACACCACGCGTTGCTGATGCTGGACCTCGATCGCTTCAAGCTGGTCAATGACACCTGTGGCCACGCCGCCGGCGATGCGCTGTTACGCGAGGTGGCCGACCGGTTGGCCAAACTACTGCGCCACGCCGACGTGCTGGCGCGCATCGGTGGTGACGAATTTGCGGTTCTGCTGCGTTTCACGGATACGCGCGACGCCGAGCAGGTTGCGGAAAAGATGCGGCGCTCTATCGAAGAGTACACCTTTGGTTGGGACAACCAGGTGTTCAAAATCGGGGCGAGCATTGGCCTGGTGCCTTTCGGTACCCTGCCGATCACGCTGACTCAGTTGATGAACACCGCCGACGCCTGTTGCTATACGGCAAAAGAGGAAGGTCGCAACCGCGTGCATCGTGCCACCGGCGATCTCGAGGCGCTCACCAAACGCTCAAGCGAGATACGCTGGGTTTCGCGCATCAGCGACGCAGTGCAACACGATCGCTTCGTGTTGTACGGGCAGATAATCAAGGCGCTCAATCCGAGCAAAGACGACGGCTACCTGTCGCTCGAAATCCTGGTGCGCATGAAAGACGAACAAGGATTGGGCTTGATCACGCCGGGGCAGTTCATGCCCGCAGCCGAAAGGCACGACATGGTGCCGGAGATCGATCGCTGGGTGGTTCGCCATACGCTGGACTGGCTCGCCGATCTTGGCGATACGGCCGAACAACTGCGGGTAAGCATCAACATCAGTGGTGCATCTGCCCTCGACGCCCACTTTCATCGATTCGTGCGTCAATGCATCAAAGAGACCGACGTACCACCGGCATCCTTGTGCTTCGAGATCAGCGAATCGACGGCTGTGCGCAGTCTCAGCAGCGTTGCGGCCATCATCGATGCATTGGGCGATCTGGGTTGCCGGTTCGCACTCGATGACTTCGGCAGCGGTCTGGCCGCGTTCAACCAGCTACGCAACGTTGACATCGACTACCTGAAGATCGACGGCGCCCTGGTTCACAACCTCGACCGCGATCCGATCAACCGTGCGCTGGTCGAATCCATCAGCAGGATCAGTAAGAAACTCGGCAAACGTACGATTGCCGAGTTCGTCGAGAACCATCGGGTGAAGAAGATCCTGCAATCGATGGACATCGATCATGCGCAGGGCTTCGCCATTCACCGCCCCGAGCCACTCAGCAACATCCAGGCGCAGATCGTCGCAGCGCAGGATCACCTGTCGGATCTGAGTATCGTCGCCTGA
- a CDS encoding tetratricopeptide repeat protein gives MPKKQEKLSALASCVSGICLIAASTAACLADSGEQHWRAGEHAAALESWQQAARSGDMQAALRLAAVYRRGPIELRDAEQAGIWFKRAGLQGDPSALYELGLMYELGVGVPQDPAEAARW, from the coding sequence ATGCCCAAAAAACAAGAAAAACTCTCGGCCTTGGCCAGCTGCGTCAGCGGGATCTGCCTGATCGCAGCGAGCACTGCTGCCTGTCTGGCCGATAGCGGAGAACAGCATTGGAGGGCCGGCGAGCACGCCGCAGCGTTGGAATCCTGGCAGCAGGCAGCGCGCAGTGGCGATATGCAGGCGGCGTTGCGGCTTGCCGCGGTTTACCGGCGTGGTCCGATCGAGCTGCGCGACGCCGAGCAGGCGGGGATCTGGTTCAAGCGGGCCGGGTTGCAGGGCGATCCATCCGCGCTATACGAGTTGGGCCTGATGTATGAACTGGGTGTCGGCGTGCCGCAAGACCCCGCCGAAGCCGCGCGTTGGTAG